The following are encoded in a window of Vespa crabro chromosome 2, iyVesCrab1.2, whole genome shotgun sequence genomic DNA:
- the LOC124432889 gene encoding protein lava lamp-like isoform X3, with amino-acid sequence MWGEFEEPPGTMEEGPPEMLEAKKTCKQNKNQLESLKEIMLKNKQSLKKKEEEVQEYASRLSKIKSRTKLSKRSKEGASTSKDLEQLSEIDTSIKDISQATTPKAKSSLLQRMLVENRKVFEQRNKEITETKRAVEEKVEAIRQQLDEKDLAMMELQKDQTITPVIVTSEMVIPMPESTYIQEKDNKIMELNNKISELQAVIMDLQENLKEKDSVIDSKTKAITLMSADLSKKGKTTLDTLEDTKGEMRTMQEHFVLLESSLKQKNDNLLQQLHERDGIISELDSTIKRYENDLVEQKLTEIANSDLLRSTLDTLTDTKSAMKSMQENFILIESSLKMKNDNLLQQLQDYEIKLAEANEKIFQLESDKGIVRTPSVEDLQYNLNKLKENNRQLQDEKYELQKSIADMQNKIIASKSMHGNGAIMEKDNRIAELENLIEELKRSNDLLEEESKTELQKQLAELSVKNEDYSSRIMELEKLVHNLEVEKNDIASQLPSELSLQKENEKIQKLTKELEELNRNMVKMKAQHKSKIKGLQKQLENFKMVSDTNAELVRLGNQVALLEEEKASAGDWQERIAELESRVSMQTDEIQKNIDAIAMLENQKLDLIQELHSVKQKISGLEAEIADAENHRVTAEMKVVDLEEQLESVHKITQNKLEMSPNVSELLQKIETLQQENTELSSKLTKLEEKGTSDAGSTESFETIHEVDKNELLKKIEDLTQRNDELTLKLAKLEERNSSHAGSTESFEAINDVDKNELLKKIDQLTQENNDLIVKLSRNDEKGSSDTGSTESFERIPEHNENTAKIELLTQENNDLVIKMTKLEEKLFHLENSHSEIIESNDILQIRKNELDMQNESLLHANNDLSTELMKLKLQISDKEEENTNLQERIKALTAENNDLAIQCTKLEERLSIIQEKKSNDTQRTERSIEYQMDTLLLEKNNLEKELTILQEKLVEQTKNVALHEMETNDTKLKMNKLLEENHEIITKMQQLEELNKHLVDDLNTTTQEKEELRNKIEFSDEYSKRKEEKKEIGAELQEPVEKRDSNQQINVSAALQDESVIIASLEKEIKHCKELITEQTNLIEEMKLKLSSKEEELEIKTKQILNREASKKEKETLENELKEMTETIEEWKFKYANLEEKMNALEVSKVSIENGFSMLQEENKQLIEKVEQKDIATNILKEELETTIATLESSLEKERTSISMKENEIVNLKETLESKNQDLHNKYLQIQNEMIAIDNLQDQLNSYKIDIQQKDLRIASILQELEKVNDALRSKEDEAYSLEKKNSELYEKLQESVPHKEYDKLLEELRDNEILVNNMQSKIDERMKEKHELLVQFESVSEQNQDLQYQLAEKHDELKNVLMVKEELDARIIEMERIKTDTENSIMDLKSSFENNVKFIDELQSELKDAYKMMEHLKVKHVEDIEMHNRRFEDTIEELNAKIQECESLKTELLEKEKLISQNLLEETRITLETKVANLEQELTDSENKKQAQLEKMKKIVATLKRKTAMCQEFEARIAELEERWTSEKDEKEAKNKKNQEVESSMREKDNKIADLEEKLSKAKNEATDSLEHVERLTNEVAIMKDKMFLLVNQISELEDEIVKLHGRITQYSTEIETEKLAKQSIIDEYESYKKEILQKYDQQQLILEETKENARELSVRMQVMETEYVEHLGLIKHLQAENGLLMSKQIQISEKLENAEKESEDRQLLIEELQKKIVSSVDVVTQTSENELRQDTRPTVQQCDHCEQCQAIVQALEAKLQEREAEIENLDNELANSIGNFVQMRESLRFNDMMNQSGIRNRTMEDPYNDLLYQYNTLLANNEEIKAKLEYMVKENEEIVEKSKTLETLNATLQEKILATDQTIIQDEKYDDLLRKYKEREKELQDLQEKIETVENEMKRSVETLQSEIALLKSDKEEFLEKYKLLKNQKESLEHELEHLKIENNENNQRLIELQSELDKLNQKHTMIEETTNITVTKSSDSDDVIPEEKYTVPQLFDASKIFGPQYNVDEQKDTAKLQDLVNNKDMECIALKKEIYSLQKQMNEDKAQMLLNRNAYEEELKVSQERCQTMQIEIDNLQRVIEDKIKQIGLLNDEMNNVHSRMQSQFNQQENLNMQIQELRTAKDNEIQSLQVELNTTKDILTSLSVQCEEQSNVIEMYKLQISNLEQETRESMNNDSILDLQRRLVEITKERDTLQLQMNDLTKSLKELKQQNIILEEVKEKELTKGVIQDLKTTPKDENKLQKATSESSELTELQTSVPIMEQSTNLSADDSIEKFNTDEDTWGWNADDVQTADDHNYNQISLIPSIEIQLRMIISEMEKKIIDLEEDKMELMQENKASQIRSGKMVKKLKEYKVQIEHLQQQLKSQQSMTGLCELDSAIEEELRSQITELEKNLKELNEEHKNMIIEKESLLKRIDVIVSANERYMETKERQDMDIEVLRLENKDLTNKIKFLEAKSSEGNVTSEIELSSLESGRSAKQLPKRVIEDGTSDVQKLCDEYKKELEMLKDDMETLATENEQLQHYLEEQKSRISTLEEKLIAGEKDSQELGKIRERKDELEGQLKKLEEENEASKKRFEERFNEISNEIIPMEERMKEMSQQLKESETKINELQKREDNILEEKSKMEKKIHEAKITEEKLFAVSESLTEVTELLNVRVQEVADLKQELQKQYVGRQDAEEKLQENIQSLAQELKEKKQELDDLRGAFSVKESELIQQKSVETVSFLVSEATQELMQKHAIDIEERNKEIRDLRDKLNSLHITTDEYVSELSKRSIQEETVESLSLNLQDKVTLLETVKTELLNVKEEFQQRQLQWENESQKYSLDTERYLSTIAQLEDRLRESENVSKKLQEQNANLSLVEQEIVDLRVALSEKESVLSKFEEELQRYKVLLNNKDAEMNELRIDLKNFNETKKDLRDSAGEIIRLTSEFEKMRISLEEVKGALKEKESLLKIVEEKLSEKQTELDRLSSIDFPQNQQSSNTVDGLPLFRMGNDNEEMLRSTIEKIKIQLEEKQQEIEHLKYIIEENTYPKIIQDMQDSINLLYNEKAQLENDLQVAKENLLEKQNQMEILIQRIDAQEKEESTLLARERDKRSVQDQEEIVRLQNELHAKEQEINELKYVIAEKDSQLSQANLDPSSDDYELRESLTAELYAKEQEIWQLKSSIDELQNEISRLKNLEMVSEETKDMIERLGSEKEAIRLESEELLEKKLAEKELEIDAIKQRLSMENEELLSKLRSRDQHVENLKKQLETRSMEWDEALRRKNEELQKANLNLKEKEKIISEFTFTKEAEIQNLTIQVNEKNIRIEELIEISGKDERELAELRQYVKEKEIEIRELTNRLESKMKEYEIIQRALKKDFSVGEAQKIQEGQEIERTTSNTSDILEEREGSKYSNELDLALYMLHQRDVRCEELTHELMQLLEERDTLQLRLSNAIRINEELRKISSSDSSPKKDAPASSETMDEPLVEHPSPSKSDGPVEIAKEAIDAPIEEDKAALSLKLSQLHTVGHTKDVRLRDERELRHTQQMSLLAHKDVLSTLPPEAAAKLVNANYTLSRDVQSQSSVLLNWLWGKSTPKVMHM; translated from the exons ATGTGGGGAGAATTTGAAGAACCACCAGGGACCATGGAAGAAGGTCCACCTGAAATGTTAGAAGCAAAGAAGACCTGcaagcaaaataaaaatcagtTGGAATCTCTTAAAGAAATTATGTTGAAGAATAAGcaaagtttgaaaaagaaagaagaagaagtacaG gaATATGCTAGTAGACtatcaaaaattaaatctaGAACTAAGCTGTCAAAACGCAGTAAAGAGGGTGCTTCGACGTCTAAAGATTTGGAACAATTATCTGAAATTGATACcagtataaaagatattagtCAAGCAACAACACCTAAAGCCAAATCTTCTTTGCTTCAAAGAATGTTGGTAGAGAATAGAAAAGTATTTGAACAacgtaataaagaaataacagaaacaaaGCGAGCtgtagaagaaaaagtggaAGCTATTAGACAACAATTGGATGAAAAAGATTTAGCGATGATGGAATTGCAAAAGGATCAAACTATAACACCTGTAATAGTTACATCTGAA ATGGTAATACCAATGCCAGAGTCTACTTACATTCAGgagaaggataataaaataatggagCTCAACAATAAGATTTCTGAGTTACAAGCAGTTATCATGGATCTCcaagaaaatttgaaagaaaaggattcgGTTATAGATTCTAAAACTAAAGCTATTACACTTATGTCAGCTGATCTTtctaaaaagggaaaaacaaCATTAGATACGCTTGAAGATACGAAAGGTGAAATGCGAACCATGCAAGAACACTTTGTTTTATTAGAATCAtcattgaaacaaaaaaatgataatcttCTTCAGCAACTTCATGAAAGGGATGGTATAATATCAGAATTAGATAGTACAATTAAAAG ATATGAAAATGATCTGGTTGAACAAAAGTTAACTGAGATAGCAAACTCTGATTTATTGCGTTCAACATTGGATACTTTGACAGATACAAAAAGTGCCATGAAATCTAtgcaagaaaattttattctcattgAGTCTtccttaaaaatgaaaaatgataactTACTTCAACAATTGCAagattatgaaattaaattagcAGAGGCTaatgaaaagatatttcaattaGAATCTGACAAAGGGATAGTAAGAACACCTTCGGTAGAAGATTTACAGTATAAcctaaataaattgaaagaaaataatcgtcaATTGCAAGATGAAAAGTACGAACTTCAAAAGAGTATTGCTGAcatgcaaaataaaattattgcttCTAAATCTATGCACGGAAATGGAGCTATTATGGAAAAAGACAACAGGATAGCAGAACTTGAAAACTTGATAGAAGAACTTAAAAGGTCTAATGATTTGCTCGAAGAAGAATCTAAGACCGAATTACAAAAGCAGCTTGCAGAATTATCTGTGAAGAATGAAGATTATTCTAGTAGAATTATGGAGCTTGAAAAATTAGTGCACAATCTTGAAGTAGAAAAGAATGATATTGCATCTCAACTGCCATCTGAACTTTcattgcaaaaagaaaatgaaaaaattcaaaaacttacaaaagaattagaagaattaaatagaaatatggtTAAAATGAAAGCCCAGcacaaaagtaaaattaaaggCTTGCAAAAGCAACTGGAAAACTTTAAAatg GTGTCTGACACAAATGCGGAGCTTGTTAGGCTGGGAAATCAAGTTGCTTTattggaggaggagaaag CATCAGCAGGAGATTGGCAAGAACGTATAGCAGAGCTTGAAAGCAGGGTATCCATGCAAACTgatgaaatacaaaaaaatattgatgccATAGCTATGTTAGAAAATCAGAAACTAGATCTTATCCAAG AGCTACATtcagtaaaacaaaaaatttctgGGTTAGAGGCAGAAATTGCAGATGCTGAAAATCATAGAGTAACTGCAGAAATGAAAGTAGTTGATTTAGAAGAACAATTAGAGAGTGTGCACAAAATAAcacaaaataaattagaaatgtCACCTAATGTAAGTGAACTTCttcaaaaaatagaaactttACAGCAAGAGAATACAGAGTTATCAAGTAAGTTAACAAAATTGGAGGAGAAAGGTACTTCTGATGCAGGATCAACCGAGTCATTTGAAACTATACATGAagttgataaaaatgaattattaaaaaaaatagaagatctGACACAAAGAAATGATGAATTAACTTTAAAATTAGCAAaattggaagaaagaaatagttcACATGCTGGTTCTACAGAATCCTTTGAGGCTATAAATGAtgtagataaaaatgaattattgaaaaagattGATCAGTTAACTCAGGAAAATAATGACTTAATAGTAAAACTAAGCAGGAATGATGAGAAAGGATCTTCTGATACTGGTTCTACGGAATCGTTTGAACGTATTCCAGAACATAACGAAAATACAGCAAAGATTGAACTCCTTActcaagaaaataatgatctcgtgataaaaatgacaaagcttgaagaaaaattatttcatcttGAAAATAGTCATTCTGAAATAATTGAATCAAATGATATCTTACAAATTCGTAAAAATGAGCTTGATATGCAGAATGAATCTTTATTACACGCGAATAATGATCTATCCACTGAATTAATGAAGTTAAAATTACAGATATCagataaggaagaagaaaatactaATCTTCAAGAGAGAATCAAAGCACTCACCGCCGAGAATAATGATCTAGCTATACAATGTACTAAGTTAGAGGAACGTTTAAGTATAATTCAGGAGAAAAAATCCAACGATACACAGAGAACAGAGCGTAGCATTGAATATCAAATGGATACTTTACTACTGGAGAAAAATAATCTCGAGAaagaattaacaattttacaagaaaaattagttgaacaaacaaaaaatgtagCATTGCATGAAATGGAAACTAAtgatacaaaattaaaaatgaataagttGTTAGAAGAAAATCAtgaaattattacgaaaatgCAGCAACTTGAAGAGTTAAACAAACATTTAGTGGATGATTTAAATACAACTactcaagaaaaagaagaactacGCAATAAGATTGAATTTTCCGACGAATACAgcaagaggaaagaggaaaaaaaagaaattggcgCAGAATTACAAGAACCTGTAGAAAAACGTGATAGTAATCAACAGATAAATGTATCTGCAGCACTGCAAGACGAGTCTGTTATCATTGCatcattagaaaaagaaataaaacattgtAAAGAATTAATAACGGAACAAACGAATCTTatagaagaaatgaaattgaagttATCCAGTAAGGAAgaagaattagaaataaaaacgaaacaaatacTTAATCGTGAAGcatccaaaaaagaaaaagaaactttagAAAATGAATTGAAGGAGATGACGGAAACAATAGAAGAATGGAAATTCAAGTATGCAAATTTGGAGGAAAAGATGAATGCATTGGAAGTTAGTAAAGTATCTATCGAGAATGGCTTTAGTATGTTACAGGaggaaaataaacaattaattgaAAAGGTAGAACAGAAAGATATAgcaacaaatatattaaaagaagaattagaaaCTACAATAGCGACGCTTGAATCAAgcctagaaaaagaaaggacaagTATATCtatgaaagagaatgaaatagttaatttgaaagaaaccttagaaagtaaaaatcaagacttacataataaatatttacaaatacagAATGAGATGATTGCCATAGATAATTTGCAAGATCAACTCAATagttataaaattgatattcaaCAAAAAGATCTTCGAATTGCTTCAATATTACAGGAATTAGAAAAAGTGAACGATGCTCTAAGGTCGAAGGAAGATGAAGCCTAttctttagaaaagaaaaattctgaattatatgaaaaattacaaGAGTCGGTACCTCATAAAgaatatgataaattattagaagAGTTACGTGACAACGAAATACTTGTTAATAACATGCAAAGTAAAATTGACGAacgtatgaaagaaaaacatgaaTTATTGGTTCAATTTGAAAGCGTATCTGAACAGAATCAAGACTTACAATACCAATTGGCAGAGAAACATGACGAACTTAAAAATGTTTTGATGGTTAAAGAAGAATTGGATGCACGGATtatagaaatggaaagaatTAAAACTGATACAGAGAATAGTATTATGGATCTTAAAAGTTCTTTCGAGAACaatgttaaatttattgaCGAATTACAGTCTGAGTTAAAAGATGCTTATAAGATGATGGAACATTTGAAAGTTAAACATGTGGAGGATATAGAAATGCATAATCGAAGATTCGAAGATACTATCGAAGAATTAAATGCTAAAATTCAAGAATGTGAAAGCTTAAAAACTGAAttgttagagaaagaaaagcttATTAGCCAAAATCTTTTAGAAGAAACTAGAATTACTTTAGAGACTAAGGTCGCAAACTTAGAGCAGGAACTTACGGATTCTGAAAACAAAAAGCAAGCACAAttggaaaaaatgaagaagattgTTGCAACCTTGAAGAGAAAAACTGCCATGTGTCAAGAGTTCGAAGCAAGAATCGCGGAATTGGAAGAGAGATGGACAAgcgaaaaggatgaaaaagaagcgaaaaataagaaaaatcagGAAGTTGAGAGTTCTAtgcgagaaaaagataataaaattgctGATTTGGAGGAGAAGTTAAGTAAAGCTAAAAACGAGGCAACGGATTCTCTCGAGCATGTCGAAAGACTTACAAATGAAGTTGCTATTATGAAAGATAAGATGTTTTTACTCGTTAATCAAATTAGTGAATTGGAAGATGAAATTGTCAAATTGCATGGACGCATAACTCAATATTCCACTGagatagaaacagaaaaattaGCTAAACAAAGTATTATCGACGAATATGAATCTtacaagaaagaaattcttcaGAAATATGATCAACAACAATTGATTCttgaagaaacgaaagaaaatgcaaGAGAGCTTAGCGTACGTATGCAAGTTATGGAAACGGAGTATGTAGAACACCTTGGATTGATAAAACATCTTCAAGCGGAGAATGGTTTATTAATGTCGAAACAGATACAGATCAGTGAAAAATTGGAAAATGCAGAAAAAGAGTCTGAAGATCGACAATTGCTTATTGaagaattacaaaagaaaattgtttcgtCCGTAGATGTAGTAACTCAAACTTCGGAAAATGAATTGAGACAGGATACGAGACCAACAGTACAACAATGCGACCATTGTGAACAATGTCAAGCCATAGTACAAGCATTAGAGGCTAAACTTCAAGAGCGAGAAGctgaaattgaaaatttagatAACGAATTAGCTAATTCTATTGGTAATTTTGTTCAAATGCGTGAATCTTTAAGATTTAATGATATGATGAATCAATCTGGTATAAGGAATAGAACGATGGAAGATCCTTATAATGatcttttatatcaatataatacgTTATTAGCGAATAATGaggaaataaaagcaaaattaGAATACATGGTcaaagagaacgaagaaattgtagaaaaaagtaaaactcTTGAAACTTTAAATGCAACTTTGCAAGAGAAAATTCTTGCTACGGATCAAACGATAATTcaagatgaaaaatatgatgACTTATTGAGAAAGTATAAAGAACGTGAAAAGGAATTACAAgatttacaagaaaaaatagaaactgtagagaatgaaatgaaacgttCCGTAGAAACATTACAATCCGAGATAGCACTACTTAAATCTGATAAGGAAGAATTCTTagaaaagtataaattattaaagaatcaAAAGGAATCTTTGGAACATGAGTTGGAGCATCTTAAGATagagaataatgagaataatcaaAGATTAATAGAATTACAATCAGAATTGGATAAACTTAATCAAAAACATACAATGATCGAAGAAACAACTAACATCACTGTGACAAAGAGCAGCGATTCGGACGATGTCATACCTGAGGAAAAGTATACTGTACCTCAATTATTTGATGCTTCCAAAATTTTTGGACCTCAATATAACGTAGACGAACAAAAGGATACAGCAAAATTACAGGATCTCgtaaataacaaagatatggAGTGTATAGCtcttaagaaagaaatttatagtTTGCAGAAGCAAATGAACGAGGACAAGGCACAAATGTTACTAAATCGTAACGCATacgaagaagaattaaaagttTCACAGGAACGTTGTCAGACAATGCAAATAGAAATAGACAATTTGCAACGCGTAATAGAggataaaattaaacaaattggATTATTAAACGATGAAATGAACAACGTTCACTCGCGAATGCAGTCGCAATTTAATCAACAAGAAAATCTTAATATGCAAATTCAAGAATTAAGAACAGCGAAGGACAATGAGATTCAATCTTTACAAGTGGAATTAAACACtacaaaagatattttaacatCGTTATCTGTCCAATGTGAAGAACAAAGTAATGTAATAGAAATGTATAAACTGCAGATTAGTAATTTGGAACAAGAAACACGTGAATCTATGAACAACGATTCGATACTTGATTTGCAACGTCGCTTAGTAGAAATTACGAAGGAAAGGGATACATTGCAATTGCAAATGAATGATCTAACCAAATctttgaaagaattaaaacaacaaaatattattctggAGGAAGTCAAAGAGAAGGAGTTGACCAAAGGTGTTATACAAGATTTGAAAACAACTCCAAAAGATGagaataaattacaaaaagcAACATCTGAAAGCAGCGAGTTGACAGAACTACAAACGTCGGTACCTATTATGGAACAGAGTACAAATTTAAGTGCCGATGACTCTATCGAAAAATTCAATACCGACGAGGACACTTGGGGTTGGAATGCTGACGACGTACAAACAGCGGATGATCATAATTATAaccaaatttcgttaattccTAGTATAGAAATACAATTGCGTATGATTATCAgtgaaatggaaaagaaaataatagatttaGAAGAAGACAAAATGGAATTGATGCAAGAAAATAAAGCTTCACAGATAAGAAGTGGTAAAATggtaaaaaaattgaaagagtaCAAAGTGCAGATAGAACATTTGCAACAACAGTTGAAGAGTCAACAATCTATGACTGGTTTATGCGAATTAGATTCGGCTATCGAAGAAGAATTAAGATCACAGATAACCGAATTAGAGAAAAACTTGAAAGAATTAAACGAGGAACATAAGAACATGATCATTGAAAAGGAAAGTTTGTTAAAACGTATTGATGTAATCGTATCAGCTAATGAAAGATACATGGAGACGAAAGAAAGGCAAGATATGGATATCGAAGTACttcgattagaaaataaagatcttACGAACAAGATAAAGTTCTTGGAAGCCAAATCTTCGGAAGGCAATGTAACATCTGAAATCGAGCTTTCATCATTGGAATCTGGAAGGTCGGCTAAACAGTTACCAAAAAGAGTTATCGAGGATGGAACGTCAGACGTTCAAAAATTATGTGATGAATACAAGAAAGAATTAGAAATGCTAAAGGACGACATGGAAACTCTTGCTACGGAAAACGAACAACTTCAACATTATTTGGAAGAACAAAAGTCGAGAATATCGACGCTCGAAGAGAAATTAATTGCTGGTGAAAAGGATAGTCAAGAATTGGGTAAAATACGTGAAAGAAAGGACGAATTGGAAGGCCAGttgaaaaaattagaagaagaaaatgaagctTCGAAGAAACGATTTGAAGAacgttttaatgaaatttccaACGAGATCATTCCAATGgaagaacgaatgaaagaaatgagtcaacaattaaaagaatctgaaacaaaaataaacgagttgcaaaagagagaggataatATCCTCGAAGAGAAATCCAAGATGGAAAAGAAGATACATGAAGCTAAGATCACCGAAGAGAAACTCTTCGCTGTATCAGAATCGTTGACAGAAGTCACAGAACTTTTGAACGTTCGAGTCCAAGAAGTAGCCGATTTGAAGCAGGAACTTCAAAAACAATACGTAGGTCGTCAGGATGccgaagaaaaattacaagaaAATATACAAAGTTTAGCTCAagaattaaaggaaaagaaacaagaattaGATGATTTACGAGGAGCCTTTAGCGTTAAGGAGAGCGAATTGATTCAACAGAAGAGTGTAGAAACCGTCAGTTTTCTTGTGAGCGAAGCAACGCAAGAACTCATGCAAAAGCATGCGATCGATattgaagagagaaacaaagagatacGTGATCTTCGAGATAAATTAAACTCTTTACATATAACTACGGACGAATATGTCTCTGAATTATCGAAGAGATCTATTCAAGAGGAAACTGTAGAATCTTTGTCATTAAATCTTCAAGACAAAGTTACGCTCTTGGAAACAGTTAAGACCGAATTGTTGAACGTGAAAGAAGAATTTCAACAACGGCAATTACAATGGGAAAATGAATCGCAAAAATATTCATTGGATACAGAAAGATATCTGTCGACGATCGCACAGTTGGAAGATCGTTTACGTGAATCCGAAAATGTTTCGAAAAAATTGCAGGAACAAAATGCGAATCTTTCTCTCGTTGAGCAAGAAATCGTAGATTTGCGAGTAGCTTTATCGGAAAAGGAATCCGTTTTGAGTAAATTCGAAGAAGAATTACAAAGATATAAAGTGTTATTGAACAATAAGGATGCAGAAATGAATGAGCTTCGaatcgatttgaaaaatttcaatgaaacaaaaaaagatttgcGCGATAGTGCTGGAGAGATAATTCGTTTAACTTCAGAATTCGAAAAGATGCGTATATCTCTGGAAGAGGTAAAAGGAGCactgaaagaaaaggaatcaTTGTTGAAAATAGTTGAAGAAAAACTGAGCGAAAAACAAACGGAATTGGATAGGCTTTCCTCCATCGATTTTCCCCAAAATCAACAAAGTTCCAATACGGTAGATGGTTTACCATTATTTAGAATGGGAAATGATAACGAAGAAATGCTTCGTAGTACAATAGAGAAGATCAAGATCCAATTGGAAGAGAAACAGCAAGAGATAGAAcacttgaaatatattatagaagaGAATACGTATCCTAAAATAATTCAGGATATGCAAGATAGTATAAATCTTCTTTACAACGAAAAAGCACAATTGGAAAACGATTTACAAGTGgccaaagaaaatttattagagaAACAAAATCAAATGGAGATTTTGATTCAGCGTATAGATGCACAAGAAAAGGAGGAATCGACTTTActtgcaagagagagagataaaagatcaGTTCAAGATCAGGAAGAGATCGTCAGATTGCAGAACGAGTTGCATGCGAAGGAACAAGAGATAAACGAATTGAAATACGTCATAGCCGAGAAGGATTCCCAATTATCTCAAGCCAATTTAGATCCTTCCTCAGATGATTATGAGTTACGTGAGAGCTTAACAGCAGAATTATACGCAAAAGAACAAGAGATTTGGCAATTAAAATCGAGTATAGACGAATTGCAAAATGAGATCTCGCGTTTGAAAAATCTTGAGATGGTCTCGGAGGAAACCAAAGACATGATTGAACGATTGGGTTCGGAAAAGGAAGCGATTCGATTGGAAAGCGAAGAGCTCTTGGAAAAGAAGCTGGCAGAAAAGGAATTAGAAATTGATGCTATCAAACAAAGGTTATCGATGGAGAACGAAGAATTACTTAGTAAGCTTCGATCTAGGGATCAGCATGTAGAGAATCTTAAGAAACAATTGGAGACGAGGTCGATGGAATGGGATGAGGCGTTACGTCGTAAGAACGAAGAATTACAAAAGGCAAACTTGAatcttaaagagaaagaaaaaatcatttccGAATTTACCTTTACAAAGGAAGCAGAAATTCAAAATTTGACCATCCAagttaatgaaaagaatatacgTATCGAGGAACTCATTGAAATATCTGGAAAGGACGAAAGAGAATTGGCCGAGTTAAGACAATATgtcaaagaaaaggaaattgaGATTAGAGAATTGACCAATCGATTGGAAAGTAAAATGAAGGAATACGAAATAATCCAACGTGCtctgaaaaaagatttttctgtTGGCGAAGCACAGAAGATTCAGGAAGGtcaagaaatagaaaggacGACTTCGAATACATCTGATATcctcgaagaaagagaaggttcGAAATATTCGAACGAACTTGACCTCGCTCTTTATATGCTCCATCAAAGAGACGTTAGATGCGAGGAATTGACGCACGAATTGATGCAATTGCTCGAGGAACGTGATACCTTGCAATTGCGATTATCAAACGCTATCCGAATAAACGAGGAACTACGAAAAATATCTTCGTCCGATTCGAGCCCGAAAAAGGATGCTCCAGCTTCCTCGGAAACGATGGACGAACCGCTCGTCGAGCATCCTTCGCCATCGAAATCGGATGGTCCCGTTGAAATAGCCAAAGAAGCCATAGACGCACcgatagaagaagataaagcaGCTCTTTCTCTGAA GCTGTCGCAGTTACATACGGTTGGGCATACAAAGGATGTACGGTTAAGGGACGAGAGAGAATTGAGGCACACGCAACAAATGTCTTTACTAGCACATAAAGATGTCCTAAGTACGCTGCCACCGGAAGCTGCTGCAAAACTTGTTAATGCGAACTATACGCTCT CACGAGACGTTCAGAGTCAGTCGAGCGTTCTTTTAAATTGGCTATGGGGAAAAAG TACACCAAAGGTGATGCACATGTGA